In Dermacentor albipictus isolate Rhodes 1998 colony unplaced genomic scaffold, USDA_Dalb.pri_finalv2 scaffold_35, whole genome shotgun sequence, the sequence CACTTCCTACAAAGCGATTTAAAAAAGAAACTCACTTTCAAACTTTGAGGCTTCATTAACAATTACCGTTTAGAAAAAcgagaacaaataaaaaaattcttCAAGCAAGTATTGTAAATATTGGACACTATACATATCTGGAGCATTTGTTTACGTGCTTGTTCTTAAGTGTTCCTTGTTTCCTTTACCCATCAACGGCACACGCGATTTGATGTTGGCAAAACGCTAAAATACCCGtctacttagaattaggtgcacattaaagaaccccaggtataGGAAAATAATCTCGAgacccactatggcgtgcctccaTATCATATCATGTTTCGGGcgctaaaaccccataatttactttgAAATAATTTTACATTGTGTTACCCATTTTTATGATAATACAACGTTTAGTATTCTAATACTATACCAAGATATGTTAGACCTGTTCTCTCTTTCTCACCAGCGTTTCTTCCATTTTTAGGTGTGTTTTGTCGAGGTGAATTTTGTGGTTTTGGGAAGTACATTTAAAGCAAAATGTTTAGTCTTGTAACGCTTGCTTAAAATTCAATATTGCGCTCATGCTTTTCTTCCATCCCGATCACCTCCTGCGTCGAAGTTTGACTGTGTATTTGTTTTTATATTCCTCAATAAATTGGGATTGAGCTAAAGAGCTTGAAGGAAGTCTTTCGCGACGTCTCTCCCGGCCTTGAAGAGTCACACAGCAATTTATCGCGAAGCTGTTCCTTAGGAGCCGCGCCATTAAAGTGTTTTTTAATGAATTCTATACTTCAAAGCGCTCCCACACGCCAGCCACCCTTCTGAAGCGTTGCGCTCAGTACACCCTTTTCGAGTACTTTAAAAGTTAGAGCAAGTGCCTTGAACCCCATTCATAGTGCTGGCGTCCCTTGCATATTAGCCACAATGGTCGATGTGGCCACATTCTCAGCAGGACCGAAAGCAAAGACGCTCATTTACTTCGGTttacgtgcatgttaaagagcaaTAGCCGATAAGAATTAAATTGAACCCCTCCTGTCCCTGTGGTGTGACCCATAAACCAATTAAAATTGTGGCACGTGAACACCACAGGCCTTTTTTATTGTCATCCATACTATGTTTATACTTAATACCACATTTTATCGtgatggcagttacaattgttttaaGTACAGACAGCTAAATTCCACGGCGTCATTAAATCACGCATACGTTGTTCTGGAGCTCTTGAATCGGTAACTTGCTGCAAAAGCCGTAATTAAAGCACACACTTCGAACTTTGCCTGCGTGTGACCCATAAAGTGCTCCATATACGACTACATAAAAACAAGATGGCTACTTTAGTTGAACAAGGATACCACGCCCGCATTCTTTAAGCATAAAAAGGGGAAGAAAACGCTATATAATAAGAATTTGCAATTCTCACAATTAAGGCCTATGATAATAATTTTTCACTCAACTTCGCAAGAAAAATGACCGGCCTTTTAACAAAATGTGAACTTGGCGTGAAGTAGAATTCTTCAGGGACACTGGAAAAAGTCGTAAATTACGGCTGTAACCTAATTTCAGGAATTTAATTAGGCAAGTTTTGCAAAGGATATAACATTCTGATTGCCTATTAAACGTCACGTGCCAGTTGACCATAATTTTCCAATTTTTACCAAATGTCATTTTGGTGGCAGTTATATTTTGTACGGACAGCTGGCTAAATATGTTGTGCGATTCATAAAACAAAAAAGCTCCGGAGCCCTTGTATTTCTAATGAACTCTTAGTGCCACAAAATGCTTACGAACTTTAGGCTGGCCCGCATCACCCATAACCTTTTGCTTATTTTCGAGAAACCTAAACATGGATCGGCGCTCGCAAGGACAACTTCCAAATAATTTTCGGCACAAGTAAAATCACATAAAAAGCGTATCCTTAAAGTTGAACAGGTTCGTAACGTTAGCAGTCACTTGCACTATACACTATGGCGTTAGTACTATGCCATCAGCAGCAAAAACGAGCGATGATTGCTTATGCAGTTTTACATGCAAAAACCAGGATCAGATTATAAGGCGCCCAGtggtgtgggactccggaaattgggtCCGACTggagttctttaaagtgcacctataTCTAAATACACAGGTGTTTTCCCATTTTTCCCCCATCGAAAATGCCGCTGCCATGGCCAAGGTTCGATCCTGTTACCTCGTGCTTAGAGgcacaacaccacagccactaagcaatcacggcagGTAGACTTTCGAAGattgaaatgctcagactccatacacttggTATACACTCTGTTACATGCCTCATTGCTTCAGTcgatgaaaacacccttcaacaacagcagacgctccggagatATCTATTACAATGCAATTTTGAAAAGGCCACaagacgatgattttgtttgcttcgaCGAATGGCTGGAGGACTAACACAACCCCGCGAGGTCCGTGTGCCTGGGTTGCgaagtgctgtttttttttaaagtagtATATATACTAAAGAAATCATAATTTTACACTTCCGCTTGTTTACTTttccttggcagtgttcttcctgcgctcgTTTCCAGCGCGAGTCCACTTGATGtcgttccttgtttgtcaagtaaaaGAGAGTTGTATCTTACAGGCATACCTGTGATATTCAGCATTTCGGTTCTTTCTTGCGGGTTTACGAGTCTTCATGGCGAATGGCGGGCGTCATTCATACTTGTACTAGTAACGGTAACCCCCTTCCTCATTTGCATTGAAAAGTTACCTTGcgatgcccccctccccccacccaacAAAAAATCCTTTGTACGTGCCTGGCTTCTATAGAAGCCAGACACGTGAGAACCTACCTGCACATCACTGCAAGGATGGCGCGCTGTTTCTTCAAATATTGATTTGGTGAATAATTCGCTTCATTGCGGGTATTTTTAAAACTAGCCTCTAATGTTTTCTAGACTGTATAGTAACACTTTCTTAAAAGCAAGGTGATCATTTTGTCCCTGTGCAGACAATTTATCTCTTTGCCTCCCACTTCTATAGTGTTGTAATGATATGCGTGGTGGCATAAGGTTAAAATCAACTTTTCTCTAGTACTCCTCAATTGCAGCAAATCAATGACGATGCCGACACGACTTGCTTCAGTACAGGCAGCACCCATTGTTCAGAAAAGAAAACTCAAAGAAAGTTTCACAAATCGATGTAAATTTTGTTATCTTTATTGTAGTAAAATAAGGTAGAGTGTATGATCGTACACTTATGGGGCAAGCTTCAGCAAATGTACCCTGGGTGTTCTTGTATAGCAACATTTAATTTTAGTCTAGAAAATCACTCACTCGAGGGCTTTACGCATGGCCCTGTCAAAGTCAAGAGAAAACTCCCAGTACCACAATTCATTGACTGGGCTAGGGAAGACAGCGCTCAGGATTTCAAACGCGGAGCGCACCTCGGTACCGGCGCCATCGACCACCGCGCGGAGGCCTACTGTTGTGACAGGAACAATGCGACCCATCAGTTCCAGCTTGACGCCTTCCTCAGAGGGCATGAGGATGCGGAACTGCGCGGTGAACCGGGAGAACATGGCGCGAACGCTAAAGCGTCCTTCGTGCCCCGAGCAAGCCTTCCATGGCAACGATAAGACGATGACGCCGTCATTCACGAAGTCTACTTGTAGCATGCGGCTTCCGTTGACGCAATACGGGAACAGGGGCCCATACAGACGGAGCTTGTTGAGGCCCTTCATGGTGAATCCAGCGACTTCAAGTCCAGGAAAGTACGGTTGCAGCTGCTGTGGACCGGATACCTGAATTTCAGGTAGTCGTGCGAGTACCCGGGCTACGTGGTTGTCCAAATTTAGGTCCGAGAAATCACAGGTAGTTTCTGCGACAtaaaaattgcttttttttttcagtaaagtcAACATGATAATGTTTATACTGAGCCCAGTATCAGTGCACTAACTATACGTATCTGAGCCATTTAAAATATAGCCCTGGCAAACTTTGAACGTAATTCGGATTCATGGAATAATGAGAGTTGGAGAGGCTCAACCTATAAGATGCTCCTGTTGCTTCGAAGCAAGCTTCAACTTTTGATAAGTTTATTTAAACACTTTCATAATATttatgtattatttatttatttatctatccaTACTGCAGCCTCATTGAAGCTATTGCTGGAGTGAGGTGAACAACAAACATACAAGCACCTACAAACAAGCTTGCCTGAATTGTTTCAGTGGCAGTGAACGGATATTGCCCGTTAATGAATTCCAGGCTTAAATGGTTGATGGTAAAAAATTGGTTTTAAAAATATCCGTGTGGGCAAGAAAGGCTGAGATATATATCCCATGGTGTCTCCTCCTGCATGAAGGTTTGGAAATAGTCATATAGTTATCTAGAGAAGAGACGCGAGGAGGAATGATTAACGAGTGAATGAATTTTAGGCATACAAGTTTTCGACGCTCTGCAAGAGGAGTAAGACCAATTAGGGGAACAGAGTTAGACGGTGAAAATTCCTTGTTatatctcctacaaacaaaacgcactgccttttttttgcactgattctaTTTTTTTTACGTCGCAGTGTTTGTATGGATTCTATACAACGCAGCCATTTACGAGTACGGGGTGAATGATGGCTTTAGATCTAAGAAGTTTATTTTCTTGAAAAGCAAGATGCAGCGTACGATGTAAGTAATCTATTCTTTTAAGGGCCTTGTTAGATGTGATGATAGATGTGTTGTTAGATGTGTTTCGGCTATGACAAATTGTGTCTTAGTTCTatacctaaatatttaaattcgaACAACCTACTGAAATAATATTGttaaaggcataggcaaagaaAGAAGCGCATGAGAATCGTGCAAAGGACATTAAGACAGTTTCgaaaagttgatattcatttgGCATGCTTTGTTTGCACATGCACACATGTACAATATTTGTTTGCTCATGTACTGTATATATGATGTTCTTGAAGCTGCACTGATCTCATTGATAAATAAGTGGGTCTGTTACACCACCCGGTACATTGTGTATTTGCACATAAATTCACAAACCAGGAAGCAAAACTAGCTTGTCTTTTGTATACACCAACGAACTGCCAGGAGTGTAGAAGAGGTAGGATTACCTAATTAAAGGATGAGACTTGTTTTACATCGTCCACCCATTAAAAGGTGCTAGACACCGCGTAAACTGCACAACTTATCCTTGTCTCGTTCATGCTATTGTCACAAATGTGTTGTTTAATAACTTCCAGATATTGGCACGTCACTTATTTCTCTCCCATTAACATATTATCGCTCGAATTGAACATCTTTATTTGACTTTATGAACCACCAACCACCTTTACGTAGCTCTATATGCTTCTCACCCTTGGCAGAGAAAAAGGCTTATAAAGCGTTCAAATGATGCAGTGTTTGCAGAGACAAAGACAAGTACCGTTTGCCGTTGTGGAATACTTTCTCCAAACCATGAGAATGCGGCTACTTTTATTCGCCAAGTCTTGATTACACCAACCTTGGTTAGCCTATTATGCAAGCATATACAGCATTTTTGTGTGCATTTATTATACAACTTTACCTTCATATGACAATTTGATTCAGCGACAAACGAGAAGAGTGGATATTTTTGTGGCAGCTTAATAACATCAAAATATATTCCATTCAAACTGACATTCTATCGAACTTACATGTACCGTGTAATAATGCACTTTCTTGCAGCCAGCGATGGGAACGTATGAAAGTAAATACACTGCCATTTCTTAACCGGTTGAGAAGCGAGATGAGGTAGATGAACATGAACCATGCATTCAAACAGCTTTCATTGGCACATTTAAAACACATGAGTCGAGAACTTTGTGTAAATGCGTGGGAGCCGATCTCAAGTGTCACCTAAAACTTGCGGAATATGGTAGCAGTCGCCGTTTCTATAGTCTTTTGCAAACAGTAACAAGAAGTACAAAGTACCAACTTCATACTTGCGCGTCTTCAGGTGTCAGTCTTAAACACATAAGGAATTTTCTCTACCACTTGTAATTTTATTACTTTTCTATCGGCCAGGACTGAAACAGGCAAAGGTTGATTCTTGCCCTTTAGTAAAATCTGACTAGGCATTAGGTGCGCTTGGGTGTTAACACATATACGTCCACCGTTACCTAAACCGCCACAACTGGCAGCAGTCGTTCAACTTACCAAGAACAACAAGGTTCGATTATGAGAAAAGAAAATACGAACGTTTTCTCACCGGCCCCGTAGCGCGTTGCAGCACAAGACGTGGCCAAATAGGCGGCTACAACCAGAACTATCACTGGCCCCATCTTCACGCAGTTCCTGTAAAGGAGATGTTCAGAGAACGCGCAAAATGAAATCACTGACCTTTCGTACATCTCCCCTTGTAGGACGTACAAGATATCAAACCAGCACCTAAATACGCTAGTGTTCTTGAAACATACAACTCAACATTTCTAGTTACCCTGAAATGACAAATATACAAGTGCTTTGAAAAACTTAGTTTTCTGCAATTAAGAAATTCGCCAGTCAATTGTTGCATTAAATCATATTGTGGGT encodes:
- the LOC135897228 gene encoding uncharacterized protein translates to MVPYSRFNVVEIKNCVKMGPVIVLVVAAYLATSCAATRYGAETTCDFSDLNLDNHVARVLARLPEIQVSGPQQLQPYFPGLEVAGFTMKGLNKLRLYGPLFPYCVNGSRMLQVDFVNDGVIVLSLPWKACSGHEGRFSVRAMFSRFTAQFRILMPSEEGVKLELMGRIVPVTTVGLRAVVDGAGTEVRSAFEILSAVFPSPVNELWYWEFSLDFDRAMRKALE